One Cucurbita pepo subsp. pepo cultivar mu-cu-16 chromosome LG11, ASM280686v2, whole genome shotgun sequence DNA window includes the following coding sequences:
- the LOC111805130 gene encoding uncharacterized protein LOC111805130 encodes MATIAVTLTNINLVRISPSRSTSSRSSINPTRCSSIQQVQVDSTIACEPCNGKGWIVCDFCEGQKTNVKAENNRVYRRCPSCRAVGYVLCSKCKVFKCVTFPNYGDGVDLSF; translated from the exons ATGGCGACCATAGCTGTGACTCTTACGAACATCAACCTCGTCCGAATATCTCCTTCTCGATCCACTTCCTCCCGCTCTTCCATAAATCCTACGCGTTGTTCGTCAATCCAGCAGGTCCAG GTTGATTCAACAATCGCTTGCGAACCTTGTAATGGCAAAGGATGGATAGTGTGTGATTTCTGTGAAGGGCAGAAGACTAATGTGAAGGCCGAGAACAATCGTGTCTACCGACGCTGTCCGTCTTGCCGCGCT GTTGGATATGTTCTATGTTCAAAGTGCAAGGTTTTCAAGTGTGTTACCTTCCCAAACTACGGCGACGGTGTAGATTTATCTTTTTGA
- the LOC111805131 gene encoding AIG2-like protein D isoform X2 → MSSTAPSPVVVSTSPSDQSSRVFVYGSLLADDIVRVLFGRVPQSFPAVLDGLFSIRERVYPAILPVEKKKVTGRVLLGVTSPELDILDIFEDVEYERRAVDVSLMDGSEKLTALTYVWSNGSDPNLYGEWNFEEWERSRLDDFVGMTTRFVKELQLPEPKSRVATYESFYTKEGGDTPLMLP, encoded by the exons ATGAGTTCGACAGCGCCCTCGCCGGTCGTCGTTAGCACTTCTCCTTCCGATCAATCATCCCGCGTTTTCGTCTATGGAAGCCTCTTAGCCGATGACATCGTCCGTGTTCTTTTCGGCCGCGTTCCTCAATCGTTCCCTGCTGTTCTTGATGGCTT ATTTAGCATTAGAGAACGAGTTTATCCAGCTATTTTGCCcgtagagaagaagaaagttacCGGAAGG GTTCTCTTGGGCGTCACGAGTCCAGAACTGGATATTTTGGATATATTTGAAGATGTTGAATATGAAAGAAGGGCTGTTGATGTTTCCTTGATG GATGGTTCAGAGAAGTTAACAGCTCTTACTTATGTTTGGAGCAACGGAAGCGATCCAAATCTGTATGGAGAGTGGAACTTTGAG GAATGGGAACGGTCGCGTTTGGACGACTTTGTAGGGATGACAACTAGATTTGTGAAGGAGTTGCAATTGCCTGAGCCAAAGTCAAGAGTGGCAACTTATGAATCATTCTACACAAAAGAGGGAGGTGATACCCCTCTCATGCTGCCTTGA
- the LOC111805131 gene encoding AIG2-like protein D isoform X1: MSSTAPSPVVVSTSPSDQSSRVFVYGSLLADDIVRVLFGRVPQSFPAVLDGFHRFSIRERVYPAILPVEKKKVTGRVLLGVTSPELDILDIFEDVEYERRAVDVSLMDGSEKLTALTYVWSNGSDPNLYGEWNFEEWERSRLDDFVGMTTRFVKELQLPEPKSRVATYESFYTKEGGDTPLMLP; this comes from the exons ATGAGTTCGACAGCGCCCTCGCCGGTCGTCGTTAGCACTTCTCCTTCCGATCAATCATCCCGCGTTTTCGTCTATGGAAGCCTCTTAGCCGATGACATCGTCCGTGTTCTTTTCGGCCGCGTTCCTCAATCGTTCCCTGCTGTTCTTGATGGCTT TCACAGATTTAGCATTAGAGAACGAGTTTATCCAGCTATTTTGCCcgtagagaagaagaaagttacCGGAAGG GTTCTCTTGGGCGTCACGAGTCCAGAACTGGATATTTTGGATATATTTGAAGATGTTGAATATGAAAGAAGGGCTGTTGATGTTTCCTTGATG GATGGTTCAGAGAAGTTAACAGCTCTTACTTATGTTTGGAGCAACGGAAGCGATCCAAATCTGTATGGAGAGTGGAACTTTGAG GAATGGGAACGGTCGCGTTTGGACGACTTTGTAGGGATGACAACTAGATTTGTGAAGGAGTTGCAATTGCCTGAGCCAAAGTCAAGAGTGGCAACTTATGAATCATTCTACACAAAAGAGGGAGGTGATACCCCTCTCATGCTGCCTTGA
- the LOC111805133 gene encoding proteasome subunit beta type-6-like: protein MDLNMDLNAPHSMGTTIIGVTYDGGVVLGADSRTSTGVYVANRASDKITKLTDNVYVCRSGSAADSQIVSDYVRHFLHQHTIQLGQPATVKVAANLVRLLAYNNKDMLQTGLIVGGWDKYNGGRIYGIPLGGTIIEQPFAIGGSGSSYLYGFFDQAWREGMTREEAEQLVVKAVSLAIARDGASGGVVRTVTINSEGVTRKFYPGDQLPLWHEELEPKNSLLDVLNASSPEPMNV, encoded by the exons ATGGATCTCAACATGGATCTTAATGCTCCTCACTCCATGGGTACCACCATCATCGGCGTCACATACGACGGCGGCGTTGTCCTCGGCGCCGATTCTCGTACCAGCACTG GTGTTTATGTGGCTAATCGTGCATCTGACAAAATTACAAAGCTTACTGACAACGTCTATGTTTGTCGGTCTGGCTCG GCTGCAGATTCTCAAATTGTCTCTGATTACGTTCGTCATTTCCTTCATCAGCATAC GATACAGCTTGGCCAGCCTGCGACTGTTAAAGTGGCTGCAAACCTTGTTAGGCTATTAGCATATAACAACAAG GATATGTTACAAACTGGCCTTATTGTTGGTGGATGGGACAAGTATAACGGTGGTCGAATCTATGGTATTCCTCTTGGTGGAACAATAATAGAGCAGCCATTTGCTATTGGAG GATCTGGTTCCAGTTACTTGTATGGTTTTTTTGATCAAGCGTGGAGAGAAGGAATGACTAGGGAAGAAGCTGAG CAATTGGTGGTTAAGGCCGTTTCTCTTGCCATTGCTCGAGATGGTGCTAGTGGTGGTGTTGTCCGTACTGTTACT ATAAATTCCGAGGGAGTTACAAGAAAATTCTATCCCGGGGATCAGCTACCGCTGTGGCACGAGGAATTAGAACCGAAAAATTCATTACTGGATGTTCTGAATGCTTCTAGCCCCGAACCGATGAACGTATAA
- the LOC111805026 gene encoding gamma-glutamylcyclotransferase 2-1-like — protein MVLWVFGYGSLVWNPGFDFDEKIIGFIRDYRRVFDLACIDHRGTPENPARTLTLEPTEGSICWGAAYCIRGDPEREREAMEYLERRECEYDQKTIVDFYKDEDSMEPTLTGVLVFTSTPDKLLNKYYLGPAPLEQMASQIATASGPCGNNRDYLFRLEKALFDIGHEEDTVIELANEVRNVLGKVGKKKPIGPTTHLPFMSFISGVQVHPLAEAAVAIDS, from the exons ATGGTTCTTTGGGTGTTTGGCTATGGATCTCTTGTGTGGAATCCGGGATTCGATTTCGATGAGAAAATTATAGGTTTCATTAGAGATTATAGGCGTGTATTCGACCTTG CTTGTATTGATCATAGAGGTACACCTGAAAATCCTGCTAGAACTCTCACGCTGGAACCTACAGAAGGATCAATTTGC TGGGGTGCTGCATATTGCATCCGTGGAGATcctgaaagagagagagaggccaTGGAG TATCTGGAGAGGAGAGAATGCGAGTATGATCAAAAGACTATTGTAGACTTCTACAAG GATGAAGACTCCATGGAACCCACATTGACAGGAGTTCTTGT TTTTACATCTACACCTGATAAATTACTGAACAAATACTATCTAGGACCTGCTCCATTGGAGCAAATGGCTAG CCAAATTGCAACTGCTTCTGGTCCATGTGGGAACAATAGAGACTATCTATTTCGGTTAGAGAAGGCCTTGTTCGATATCG GCCACGAAGAAGATACGGTGATCGAGCTTGCGAACGAAGTGAGGAATGTCCTTGGGAAGGTTGGAAAGAAGAAGCCGATTGGGCCGACAACCCACCTGCCTTTCATGTCCTTCATCTCAGGAGTTCAGGTGCATCCTCTGGCAGAAGCAGCTGTGGCCATAGATTCGTAG